The following are encoded together in the Oncorhynchus kisutch isolate 150728-3 linkage group LG8, Okis_V2, whole genome shotgun sequence genome:
- the LOC109895712 gene encoding RING finger and CHY zinc finger domain-containing protein 1-like isoform X2, whose protein sequence is MNREAPCCGKAYVCRLCHDAEEDHQMDRFLVKEVQCSVCTTVQQAQQTCVECNVAFGEYYCDICHLFDKDKKQYHCQPCGICRIGPREKYFHCEKCNLCLAGDLRGNHKCVENVSRQNCPVCMEDIHTSRIGAQILPCGHLLHKTCFDDMVQTGAYRCPLCMHSAWNMEHNWEQMDKEITQSPMPTEYQDATVKIICNDCQTHCTVPFHVLGMKCSGCGSYNTAQNGGLIRQSPEPQPQEPEQQPQSPLPEP, encoded by the exons ATGAATAGAGAG GCTCCTTGTTGTGGTAAAGCATATGTTTGTCGCCTGTGCCATGACGCTGAGGAGGACCATCAAATGGACCGCTTCCTGGTCAAAGAAGTGCAGTGCTCAGTCTGCACAACAGTACAACAG GCACAACAAACTTGCGTGGAGTGTAATGTGGCCTTTGGGGAATATTACTGTGATATTTGTCACCTGTTTGATAAAGACAAGAAGCAGTATCACTGTCAGCCCTGTGGAATTTGCAG GATCGGACCAAGGGAGAAATACTTCCACTGTGAGAAGTGCAATCTCTGTTTAGCCGGAGATCTAAGAGGAAATCACAAG TGTGTTGAAAATGTTTCAAGACAGAACTGCCCAGTGTGTATGGAG GATATCCACACATCCAGAATAGGAGCCCAAATTCTTCCATGTGGCCATCTTCTACACAA AACATGCTTTGATGACATGGTCCAAACTGG TGCGTATCGATGCCCACTCTGTATGCACTCTGCTTGGAATATGGAGCACAACTGGGAGCAAATGGACAAGGAGATCACTCAGTCACCCATGCCCACTGAATACCAGGATGCCACTGTGAAG ATCATATGTAATGACTGCCAAACCCACTGTACGGTGCCTTTCCATGTTCTGGGAATGAAGTGCAGTGGCTGTGGGTCCTACAACACAGCACAGAATGGGGGACTGATACGGCAGTCCCCGGAACCACAGCCCCAGGAGCCAGAGCAGCAGCCCCAGTCCCCATTGCCAGAACCATAG
- the LOC109895712 gene encoding RING finger and CHY zinc finger domain-containing protein 1-like isoform X3 has protein sequence MDRFLVKEVQCSVCTTVQQAQQTCVECNVAFGEYYCDICHLFDKDKKQYHCQPCGICRIGPREKYFHCEKCNLCLAGDLRGNHKCVENVSRQNCPVCMEDIHTSRIGAQILPCGHLLHKTCFDDMVQTGAYRCPLCMHSAWNMEHNWEQMDKEITQSPMPTEYQDATVKIICNDCQTHCTVPFHVLGMKCSGCGSYNTAQNGGLIRQSPEPQPQEPEQQPQSPLPEP, from the exons ATGGACCGCTTCCTGGTCAAAGAAGTGCAGTGCTCAGTCTGCACAACAGTACAACAG GCACAACAAACTTGCGTGGAGTGTAATGTGGCCTTTGGGGAATATTACTGTGATATTTGTCACCTGTTTGATAAAGACAAGAAGCAGTATCACTGTCAGCCCTGTGGAATTTGCAG GATCGGACCAAGGGAGAAATACTTCCACTGTGAGAAGTGCAATCTCTGTTTAGCCGGAGATCTAAGAGGAAATCACAAG TGTGTTGAAAATGTTTCAAGACAGAACTGCCCAGTGTGTATGGAG GATATCCACACATCCAGAATAGGAGCCCAAATTCTTCCATGTGGCCATCTTCTACACAA AACATGCTTTGATGACATGGTCCAAACTGG TGCGTATCGATGCCCACTCTGTATGCACTCTGCTTGGAATATGGAGCACAACTGGGAGCAAATGGACAAGGAGATCACTCAGTCACCCATGCCCACTGAATACCAGGATGCCACTGTGAAG ATCATATGTAATGACTGCCAAACCCACTGTACGGTGCCTTTCCATGTTCTGGGAATGAAGTGCAGTGGCTGTGGGTCCTACAACACAGCACAGAATGGGGGACTGATACGGCAGTCCCCGGAACCACAGCCCCAGGAGCCAGAGCAGCAGCCCCAGTCCCCATTGCCAGAACCATAG